A stretch of Pseudomonadota bacterium DNA encodes these proteins:
- the purB gene encoding adenylosuccinate lyase: MIPRYSRPEMKDIWEPANRFRIWFEIEAHACDAMAELGIIPEPAAKQIWKGGNLPYTPERIARIDEIEAETKHDVIAFLTELAEQIGEESRFVHQGMTSSDVLDTCLSVQLTQASDKLLDGINRLLVALKKRAIEHKHTACIGRSHGIHAEPTTFGLKLIGHYAEIVRCQKRLMAARSEIATCGISGAVGTFANIDPFVEEHVAKQLGLLPEPVSTQVIPRDRHAAFFSTLGVVASAVERLATEIRHLQRTEVREAEEYFAPGQKGSSAMPHKRNPVLTENLCGLARMVRSMVTPALENVSLWHERDISHSSVERMIAPDATVGLDFALHRLSAVVENLVVYEDAMRQNLEKLGGLHNSQRVLLALTQKGMSREDAYRLVQKNAMEVWKGNGSFLNLLKSESEITDFLANDELETLFDLGYHTKHVETIFRRALEDN, translated from the coding sequence ATGATCCCGAGATACAGTCGTCCTGAGATGAAGGATATATGGGAACCAGCCAATCGTTTTCGTATCTGGTTCGAGATAGAGGCACATGCATGTGACGCAATGGCGGAGTTGGGCATTATCCCAGAACCCGCAGCAAAACAGATATGGAAAGGGGGAAATCTTCCTTATACGCCTGAGCGGATAGCCAGAATTGATGAAATTGAAGCGGAGACAAAGCACGATGTCATCGCTTTTCTCACAGAACTAGCCGAGCAAATTGGCGAAGAGTCGCGGTTTGTCCATCAAGGCATGACATCTTCCGATGTTCTGGATACCTGCCTGTCCGTGCAATTGACACAGGCTTCAGATAAACTTTTAGATGGTATCAACAGGCTGCTTGTTGCGCTTAAAAAGCGAGCTATTGAACACAAACACACGGCGTGCATAGGCCGGAGCCATGGCATACATGCCGAGCCCACAACTTTTGGTCTTAAATTAATCGGCCACTATGCTGAAATTGTACGCTGCCAAAAACGTCTTATGGCTGCACGTTCTGAAATTGCTACATGTGGTATATCAGGCGCAGTTGGAACTTTTGCAAATATTGATCCATTCGTAGAAGAGCACGTTGCAAAGCAACTGGGGCTTTTACCCGAACCAGTCTCAACACAGGTCATACCTCGTGATAGGCATGCGGCATTCTTCTCCACCCTAGGTGTTGTGGCCTCTGCTGTTGAGAGATTAGCAACTGAAATACGGCATTTACAGAGAACTGAAGTAAGAGAGGCCGAAGAATATTTTGCGCCGGGTCAAAAAGGCTCTTCAGCGATGCCACACAAACGCAATCCAGTCTTAACAGAAAATCTCTGCGGTCTAGCGCGCATGGTCCGCTCTATGGTTACACCAGCGCTCGAGAATGTTTCTCTTTGGCATGAACGGGACATTTCTCACAGCTCTGTTGAACGAATGATTGCACCGGATGCCACAGTGGGCCTCGATTTTGCACTGCATAGACTTTCAGCCGTTGTAGAAAACTTAGTTGTTTATGAAGACGCAATGCGGCAGAATTTAGAAAAACTCGGTGGTTTGCATAATTCCCAACGAGTTTTGTTGGCTCTTACCCAAAAAGGCATGAGCAGAGAGGATGCTTATCGGCTCGTACAAAAAAATGCGATGGAGGTTTGGAAAGGCAATGGTTCATTTCTCAATCTTTTAAAAAGCGAAAGCGAAATAACCGATTTTCTCGCGAATGATGAACTTGAGACACTTTTCGATTTAGGATACCACACCAAACATGTGGAGACAATTTTTAGGCGCGCACTGGAAGATAATTAA
- the pyrC gene encoding dihydroorotase, translating into MVKDKLNDTLTIREPDDWHVHLRDGKMLALALDFTSRQFARAIVMPNLVPPITTVAAALSYKNRILRALPPDRTFTPLMTAYLTDDINPKEIKNGFRQGVFTACKLYPAGATTNSSAGVTDIKNIYSVLEEMQRISMPLLVHGEVVSPEIDIFDREAVFLDTILKPALQNFPELRVVLEHITTEESVAFIRETKSSVAATITAHHLRIDRNALFDGGLRPHAYCLPVAKRRHHRAALRKAAVSGSPKFFLGTDTAPHLQKDKESECGCAGIFSAPAALESYAMTFEEEGALDKLEAFASVFGPRFYRLPLNDGTVTLKRSPHSLPSKIIEKDITVVPFHAGETLPWHARCRCA; encoded by the coding sequence ATGGTTAAAGACAAACTCAACGATACATTAACGATTAGAGAGCCTGATGACTGGCATGTTCATCTCCGTGATGGCAAAATGTTAGCCTTAGCACTTGATTTCACTTCGCGTCAGTTTGCTCGAGCTATTGTTATGCCAAACCTTGTTCCGCCAATCACAACCGTCGCTGCTGCGCTGTCATACAAAAATAGGATTTTGAGAGCCTTGCCACCGGATAGAACGTTTACTCCTTTAATGACAGCCTACCTTACAGACGATATTAATCCGAAAGAAATTAAGAATGGTTTTCGACAAGGTGTGTTTACTGCATGTAAACTCTATCCGGCCGGTGCTACCACTAATTCTTCTGCCGGTGTTACCGATATAAAAAATATTTACTCTGTACTCGAAGAAATGCAGAGAATATCAATGCCACTCCTAGTGCATGGGGAGGTCGTGTCCCCTGAAATAGACATTTTCGATCGAGAGGCTGTATTTCTTGATACCATTTTGAAACCAGCTTTACAGAATTTCCCTGAACTGAGGGTCGTTCTTGAGCACATAACAACTGAAGAGTCGGTGGCATTTATTCGCGAAACAAAGTCATCTGTAGCTGCAACGATAACGGCGCATCATTTAAGGATTGATCGAAATGCTTTGTTTGATGGAGGCCTGCGACCACATGCCTATTGCTTACCTGTTGCTAAACGTCGTCACCATCGTGCTGCCTTGAGAAAAGCGGCTGTTTCCGGGAGCCCGAAATTTTTTCTAGGGACAGATACAGCCCCACATCTTCAAAAAGACAAGGAGAGTGAATGTGGCTGCGCAGGAATCTTTAGTGCGCCGGCAGCACTAGAAAGTTATGCGATGACTTTTGAGGAAGAGGGGGCTCTGGACAAATTAGAGGCCTTCGCTTCAGTGTTTGGGCCGCGTTTCTACCGCCTGCCCTTGAATGATGGCACCGTGACTCTCAAGCGCTCGCCTCATAGCCTGCCAAGCAAGATTATTGAAAAGGATATCACTGTTGTTCCTTTTCATGCGGGAGAAACTCTCCCTTGGCATGCAAGGTGTCGATGTGCTTAA